A genomic region of Glycine max cultivar Williams 82 chromosome 15, Glycine_max_v4.0, whole genome shotgun sequence contains the following coding sequences:
- the LOC100806557 gene encoding LOW QUALITY PROTEIN: putative pentatricopeptide repeat-containing protein At5g43820 (The sequence of the model RefSeq protein was modified relative to this genomic sequence to represent the inferred CDS: inserted 1 base in 1 codon): MAFRSFRFLTRFAKPHNPFPSTRRSPLSSLHAPPPHHDQPNLDDRLVLDQLSHLFPTLTSKSQNPVFPNPHPNAANAVDAFLPPEDKLRGVFLQKLKGRAAIESALSNVAVXXXXXXXXXXXXXXXXXXXXXXXXXXXXXXXXXXXSYHVIVKALGRRKFFDFMMDALCDMRRNAIDGDLFMLSVVVDSFVRAGHVSRAIQVFGNLDDLGVRRDTEALNVLLLCLCRRSHVGAANSVLNSMKGKVDFDVGTYNAVAGGWSRFGRVSEVERVMREMEADGLRPDCRTFGFLIEGLGREGRMDEAVEILCGMKEMNCQPDTETYNAVIFNFVSVGDFEECIKYYNRMLSDNCEPNLDTYARMINRFLRARKVADALLMFDEMLRRGVVPSTGTITTFIKRLCSYGPPYAALMIYKKARKLGCVISMEAYKILLMRLSMVGKCGTLLSIWEEMQECGYSSDLEVYECIISGLCNVGQLENAVLVMEEALRKGFCPSRLVYSKLSNRLLASDKSERAYKLFLKIKHARSLENAKKYWRSNGWHF; this comes from the exons ATGGCGTTCCGATCTTTCCGATTTCTCACACGCTTCGCCAAACCCCACAACCCCTTCCCCTCCACGCGCCGGTCCCCACTCTCATCTCTCCACGCGCCTCCACCTCACCACGACCAACCCAACCTCGACGACCGCCTCGTCCTCGACCAACTCTCCCACCTTTTCCCCACACTCACTTCCAAATCCCAAAACCCTGTTTTCCCCAATCCACACCCAAATGCAGCAAACGCTGTCGATGCGTTTTTACCCCCCGAAGACAAACTGCGCGGAGTATTCCTCCAGAAGCTAAAGGGCAGGGCCGCAATCGAAAGCGCGTTGTCCAACGTTGCTGTCNNNNNNNNNNNNNNNNNNNNNNNNNNNNNNNNNNNNNNNNNNNNNNNNNNNNNNNNNNNNNNNNNNNNNNNNNNNNNNNNNNNNNNNNNNNNNNNNNNNN CTAGTTACCACGTGATTGTTAAGGCACTAGGAAGAAGGAAGTTTTTTGATTTCATGATGGATGCGTTGTGTGACATGAGGCGAAACGCCATTGATGGTGATTTGTTCATGTTGTCTGTTGTTGTTGATAGTTTTGTCAGGGCCGGTCATGTGTCTAGAGCAATTCAGGTGTTTGGGAACTTGGATGATCTCGGGGTGAGGCGTGACACCGAGGCTTTGAATGTGCTTTTATTGTGTCTGTGCCGGCGGTCTCATGTTGGTGCTGCGAATTCTGTTTTGAATTCGATGAAGGGAAAGGTGGATTTTGATGTTGGTACTTACAATGCTGTTGCTGGGGGGTGGTCTAGGTTTGGTAGAGTGAGTGAGGTTGAGAGGGTTATGAGGGAGATGGAGGCTGATGGGCTTCGTCCTGATTGCAGGACGTTTGGATTCCTTATTGAGGGTTTGGGAAGGGAAGGTAGGATGGATGAAGCTGTTGAGATTTTATGTGGTATGAAGGAGATGAATTGTCAGCCGGATACTGAGACTTATAATGCAGtgattttcaattttgtgtCTGTTGGGGATTTTGAGGAGTGTATCAAGTATTATAATAGGATGCTGAGTGATAATTGTGAACCTAATCTTGATACTTATGCTAGAATGATTAACAGGTTTCTCAGAGCGCGGAAAGTGGCTGATGCACTTCTGATGTTTGATGAGATGTTGAGGCgaggagttgtgccttctactgGGACCATAACGACTTTTATCAAGCGTTTGTGTAGCTATGGTCCACCGTATGCagctttgatgatatacaaGAAGGCAAGAAAATTGGGGTGTGTGATATCGATGGAAGCTTATAAGATACTGCTTATGCGGCTTTCTATGGTTGGAAAATGTGGAACGTTGTTGAGTATCTGGGAGGAGATGCAAGAATGTGGGTATAGTTCGGACTTGGAAGTTTATGAGTGCATCATTAGTGGTCTTTGCAATGTAGGACAACTGGAAAATGCTGTTCTTGTTATGGAGGAGGCTTTGCGCAAGGGGTTCTGCCCAAGCAGGCTAGTATATAGTAAACTAAGTAACAGGCTGCTTGCTTCGGATAAATCAGAAAGGGCTTACAAGCTGTTTTTGAAGATCAAACATGCCCGTTCCcttgaaaatgcaaaaaaatattGGCGTTCTAATGGTTGGCATTTTTGA